The Impatiens glandulifera chromosome 3, dImpGla2.1, whole genome shotgun sequence genome contains a region encoding:
- the LOC124931259 gene encoding protein PSK SIMULATOR 2-like isoform X2, with protein MGAVCSGGITKANHGFQVHAAAISEKLKSVKSFNKYKEEEEDTYSSYQSVEIYENNQERFDPLDLHIISRELKPSVPIAAGSTKVPQTGSFLGRAGIAGLEKAVDVLDLLGSSVSNLNRSSDFISVLGVKNNKISILAFEIANTIAKGANLMQSLSKENVEFLKKDVLHSVGVELLVSTDMKELLSIAAADKREEFKVFSREVIRFGNLCKDPQWHNLGRFFSILDSDRALHRKEDEGVEKNMHQLTSLARHTSDLYHELNALDRFEDDFRRKVEEMESLNLPRKGESVMLLQSELKHQRKLIRSLKKNSLWSKSLEEVVEKLVEIVIFIHQEILEVFEDKGLSEVGKDPGKKPDRLGAAGLALHYANLINQIDSIASRPMALPPTMRDTLYQSLPPSVKAALRPRCQSADTKELTIPQIKAEMEKTLRWLVPVATNTTKAHQGFGWVGEWANTGNEASSKKGCGLNSIVRLQTLYHANKQKMDQYILELVTFLHQLIGSVRQRDIGIRTTHQQLISRFPSCKVVTKQRMAVVPVVVVEEEEKVESLQSVEDRCLLEEMNGKKKRKVYGRSKSQDIIGLPNKRWTKEVCDLKSSKSADNSPKREFTTTVFVDDTRI; from the exons ATGGGAGCGGTATGCTCTGGTGGTATCACTAAGGCAAATCATGGATTCCAGGTGCATGCTGCAGCaatttctgagaagcttaaatCTGTTAAGAGTTTTAACAAGTataaggaggaggaggaggatacTTATTCTTCTTACCAGTCTGttgaaatttatgaaaataatcaaGAACGTTTTGATCCTCTTGACCTTCACATTATTTCGCGAGAGCTGAAGCCATCAGTTCCGATTGCCGCAGGGTCTACCAAG GTTCCTCAAACGGGCTCATTTTTGGGAAGAGCTGGAATTGCTGGCTTAGAGAAAGCAGTTGATGTTCTAGACTTGCTCGGAAGCAGTGTGTCAAATTTGAATAGAAGCAGCGACTTTATTTCTGTCCTGggtgtaaaaaataataaaatatccaTCTTGGCTTTTGAGATTGCTAACACAATTGCAAAAGGTGCAAACTTGATGCAATCTCTTTCCAAAGAAAATGTTGAATTCTTGAAGAAGGATGTTTTACATTCTGTAGGAGTGGAATTACTAGTTTCCACGGATATGAAAGAGCTTTTGAGTATTGCTGCTGCTGATAAAAG AGAGGAATTTAAGGTCTTTTCCCGTGAAGTAATTAGATTTGGCAACCTTTGTAAAGACCCACAATGGCACAACTTGGGACGATTCTTCTCGAT tTTGGATTCTGACCGGGCACTTCATAGAAAAGAGGATGAAGGGGTAGAAAAGAATATGCATCAATTGACCTCTTTGGCCCGGCATACTTCT GACCTGTATCACGAGTTGAATGCTTTGGATAGATTCGAAGATGATTTTAGAAGGAAAGTTGAAGAAATGGAATCTCTAAATCTCCCTAGAAAAG GAGAGAGTGTGATGTTGCTACAGAGTGAGCTCAAACATCAAAGGAAACTTATAAGAAGCTTGAAAAAGAACTCTCTTTGGTCCAAAAGCCTGGAAGAG GTTGTGGAGAAGCTTGTTGAAATTGTCATTTTCATACATCAAGAGATACTTGAAGTATTTGAAGATAAAG GATTGTCGGAGGTAGGCAAGGATCCAGGTAAGAAGCCTGACAGACTAGGTGCCGCTGGTCTTGCCCTGCACTATGCTAACCTTATTAATCAGATAGACAGCATA GCATCACGCCCTATGGCACTTCCTCCTACCATGAGAGATACACTATATCAAAGCTTACCACCAAGTGTTAAGGCAGCTCTACGCCCCCGGTGTCAATCAGCTGACACGAAGGAG CTCACAATTCCTCAAATTAAAGCCGAAATGGAGAAAACACTTAGATGGCTTGTTCCCGTGGCTACAAACACCACCAa GGCACATCAAGGTTTCGGCTGGGTGGGAGAATGGGCAAATACTGG CAATGAAGCTTCCTCCAAGAAGGGTTGTGGGCTCAACAGCATAGTTCGTCTTCAGACACTCTATCATGCGAACAAACAAAAGATGGATCAATATATTCTGGAGCTCGTAACCTTTCTTCACCAACTGATTGGTTCGGTTAGACAAAGAGATATCGGTATTAGAACTACTCATCAGCAGCTTATAAGCAGGTTTCCATCTTGTAAGGTAGTAACGAAACAGAGAATGGCGGTTGTTccagttgttgttgttgaagaagaagaaaaagttgaAAGTTTACAGTCAGTTGAAGATAGGTGTCTATTAGAAGAGATgaatggaaagaaaaaaaggaagGTTTATGGAAGAAGCAAAAGCCAAGATATTATTGGATTGCCAAATAAGAGATGGACTAAAGAAGTTTGTGATCTGAAAAGCAGTAAGAGTGCTGATAACTCCCCTAAAAGAGAGTTTACTACTACTGTGTTTGTTGATGATACTAGAATTTGA
- the LOC124931259 gene encoding protein PSK SIMULATOR 2-like isoform X1 yields MGAVCSGGITKANHGFQVHAAAISEKLKSVKSFNKYKEEEEDTYSSYQSVEIYENNQERFDPLDLHIISRELKPSVPIAAGSTKVPQTGSFLGRAGIAGLEKAVDVLDLLGSSVSNLNRSSDFISVLGVKNNKISILAFEIANTIAKGANLMQSLSKENVEFLKKDVLHSVGVELLVSTDMKELLSIAAADKREEFKVFSREVIRFGNLCKDPQWHNLGRFFSILDSDRALHRKEDEGVEKNMHQLTSLARHTSDLYHELNALDRFEDDFRRKVEEMESLNLPRKVSGESVMLLQSELKHQRKLIRSLKKNSLWSKSLEEVVEKLVEIVIFIHQEILEVFEDKGLSEVGKDPGKKPDRLGAAGLALHYANLINQIDSIASRPMALPPTMRDTLYQSLPPSVKAALRPRCQSADTKELTIPQIKAEMEKTLRWLVPVATNTTKAHQGFGWVGEWANTGNEASSKKGCGLNSIVRLQTLYHANKQKMDQYILELVTFLHQLIGSVRQRDIGIRTTHQQLISRFPSCKVVTKQRMAVVPVVVVEEEEKVESLQSVEDRCLLEEMNGKKKRKVYGRSKSQDIIGLPNKRWTKEVCDLKSSKSADNSPKREFTTTVFVDDTRI; encoded by the exons ATGGGAGCGGTATGCTCTGGTGGTATCACTAAGGCAAATCATGGATTCCAGGTGCATGCTGCAGCaatttctgagaagcttaaatCTGTTAAGAGTTTTAACAAGTataaggaggaggaggaggatacTTATTCTTCTTACCAGTCTGttgaaatttatgaaaataatcaaGAACGTTTTGATCCTCTTGACCTTCACATTATTTCGCGAGAGCTGAAGCCATCAGTTCCGATTGCCGCAGGGTCTACCAAG GTTCCTCAAACGGGCTCATTTTTGGGAAGAGCTGGAATTGCTGGCTTAGAGAAAGCAGTTGATGTTCTAGACTTGCTCGGAAGCAGTGTGTCAAATTTGAATAGAAGCAGCGACTTTATTTCTGTCCTGggtgtaaaaaataataaaatatccaTCTTGGCTTTTGAGATTGCTAACACAATTGCAAAAGGTGCAAACTTGATGCAATCTCTTTCCAAAGAAAATGTTGAATTCTTGAAGAAGGATGTTTTACATTCTGTAGGAGTGGAATTACTAGTTTCCACGGATATGAAAGAGCTTTTGAGTATTGCTGCTGCTGATAAAAG AGAGGAATTTAAGGTCTTTTCCCGTGAAGTAATTAGATTTGGCAACCTTTGTAAAGACCCACAATGGCACAACTTGGGACGATTCTTCTCGAT tTTGGATTCTGACCGGGCACTTCATAGAAAAGAGGATGAAGGGGTAGAAAAGAATATGCATCAATTGACCTCTTTGGCCCGGCATACTTCT GACCTGTATCACGAGTTGAATGCTTTGGATAGATTCGAAGATGATTTTAGAAGGAAAGTTGAAGAAATGGAATCTCTAAATCTCCCTAGAAAAG TTTCAGGAGAGAGTGTGATGTTGCTACAGAGTGAGCTCAAACATCAAAGGAAACTTATAAGAAGCTTGAAAAAGAACTCTCTTTGGTCCAAAAGCCTGGAAGAG GTTGTGGAGAAGCTTGTTGAAATTGTCATTTTCATACATCAAGAGATACTTGAAGTATTTGAAGATAAAG GATTGTCGGAGGTAGGCAAGGATCCAGGTAAGAAGCCTGACAGACTAGGTGCCGCTGGTCTTGCCCTGCACTATGCTAACCTTATTAATCAGATAGACAGCATA GCATCACGCCCTATGGCACTTCCTCCTACCATGAGAGATACACTATATCAAAGCTTACCACCAAGTGTTAAGGCAGCTCTACGCCCCCGGTGTCAATCAGCTGACACGAAGGAG CTCACAATTCCTCAAATTAAAGCCGAAATGGAGAAAACACTTAGATGGCTTGTTCCCGTGGCTACAAACACCACCAa GGCACATCAAGGTTTCGGCTGGGTGGGAGAATGGGCAAATACTGG CAATGAAGCTTCCTCCAAGAAGGGTTGTGGGCTCAACAGCATAGTTCGTCTTCAGACACTCTATCATGCGAACAAACAAAAGATGGATCAATATATTCTGGAGCTCGTAACCTTTCTTCACCAACTGATTGGTTCGGTTAGACAAAGAGATATCGGTATTAGAACTACTCATCAGCAGCTTATAAGCAGGTTTCCATCTTGTAAGGTAGTAACGAAACAGAGAATGGCGGTTGTTccagttgttgttgttgaagaagaagaaaaagttgaAAGTTTACAGTCAGTTGAAGATAGGTGTCTATTAGAAGAGATgaatggaaagaaaaaaaggaagGTTTATGGAAGAAGCAAAAGCCAAGATATTATTGGATTGCCAAATAAGAGATGGACTAAAGAAGTTTGTGATCTGAAAAGCAGTAAGAGTGCTGATAACTCCCCTAAAAGAGAGTTTACTACTACTGTGTTTGTTGATGATACTAGAATTTGA
- the LOC124928593 gene encoding uncharacterized protein LOC124928593, which translates to MAEIAEVFVMFKGEWKITDGASSFVANSSKAEVVAQVESNSCKYMMVSQNTTYAELLDIIYDALVVYKSRYDLVLQVKYNVPGMQNPPTVVINQDKDVMYYLLRLISGRTPPPSPLFVSLLDKSPSQELIPLQQDVFES; encoded by the exons ATGG CGGAAATAGCTGAAGTGTTTGTTATGTTTAAAGGAGAGTGGAAAATTACTGATGGTGCTAGTTCTTTTGTTGCAAACTCATCCAAAGCTGAAGTTGTAGCTCAAGTTGAATCAAATTCATGCAAATACATGATGGTATCCCAAAATACTACATATGCAGAATTACTTGATATCATCTATGATGCTCTTGTAGTGTACAAATCTAGGTATGATCTAGTTCTTCAAGTGAAGTATAATGTTCCCGGTATGCAAAATCCTCCTACTGTTGTTATCAATCAAGATAAAGATGTGATGTACTATTTATTACGGTTGATTTCGGGTCGCACTCCACCTCCATCACCACTGTTTGTCTCTTTATTAGACAAGTCACCAAGTCAAGAGCTGATACCACTTCAGCAGGATGTGTTTGAAAGTTAG